Sequence from the Aspergillus nidulans FGSC A4 chromosome III genome:
TCTGGGATTATACCGTGGAGGACGATGTACCGGAGAAAGTGATCAAGACACCGTTTCCTGTTTGGCGTGCACGGAATACGCCATTTGGCTGGGGTGTCTTGGCTATGCCTCAGAGAGGGAACAGTGATCTCCATCTGTACAGCCGTCGAGCTGTGGAGGGCGCGGATCCTGATAACCACCTCGCTCCAGTGCATAGCTTTCCCGGCCATAAAGGCCAGGTTAAAGAATTTCTCTGGAGGGCTCGTggtgatgttgttgatggcatcgACCACAGAGAATTCCAATTAGTGTCTTGGGGTACTGATAAGGAACTCCGTCTACACCGGGTCGATCCTGATGTTCTACAAAGAGTAGGTTACGAGAAAGGAAAATCGTTCATATCCAATCTGAACATCACACGGAAGGGAGCGGTCTATAGGAGCTTCCGGGACGAGAATGTTGGCCTCGAActagaggaagatggtactTTGTCACCAGGATTTGCGACTCCCGTGCCTCCGTCTTCTCGCGGCGCCGGTATAAATACTATATCAATTCCATACGCCCCCGCCTGGATACAAGGAGGCAATGCCGACTCGAGGATTGGAATGAAGAGTAGAACCGGTCTGCGAACTGACACCAACCCGATTGCCTGGATGAGAGGCGTGAAAATATCGGGATGGGATATCGAAACGCTTGGGGACGAGATAACTCACGTGGGTGAAAAGTTCACAAAAGTGGCTTTCGAGTCAGTTGATATAAGGCGGCGAAAAGCCACAATATCTTTGCATGGGCCATGGGGCGCTGACGGTGCCTCGCTTTTCATTCGAGTGGACATCAAGTTCCCACCAGATTACCCAAAGGACGCAGTACCCACATTCAGCGTGCAGAGGACAACGGCTGTCAGTGACCAGCTCGCCAGCAAGATTATTGCGGAGCTGCAAACTATTTCTGAGACGTATCTGTCATACAAGCGGGGCTGCCTTGAAGGTGTTGTTCGGTACCTTTTGGGTGAAAGCAGCCTCGAAGAGAGCATCGCCTGGATCCTGGGAGAAACAGCGGAGACTATTAAATCACCAACAAATGGCCATGACGGAGGCGACGAATCcagtgatgaggatgaggttggcTTATCGCAGAGCCAAGACCTAGCAATGAGTTCCGAGTTGATTCGACCTGTTAACGCAAACGTGATGGTACCTAGGGCCAGGGAGTGTGGAGCGGTCTGGGGCAATAATGGCCGCCTTGTATGCTTTTTTCCAACAAAGAAAGATAAATCAGCATACTCTCTTGAAAATCTCGGGTTTAAGGAAATGACGAGACTGTCAAGATCTGATAATCTCTTTGAGAGATTTGGACGTTTTGAAACAAGTTCACCAGGGCCACGGATAACAGGTACCATAGCAAGCACTGACGATGGTGCTTCAGAGTACTCAGATGACTCCGAAGCTGAGACATCGAGCTCTTCCGGGTCGTCGGGTATTCTTTCAGGTCTTCAACATCGCTTTCCCACACCCCAAACATGGCGTAGTGTTGGTAGTCTTGGGATGTACCGGCCACGCTCCACAGACAACTCTCAGAGGTCGACTGTCGGCGGGATGACTTCAGGATCATCTGACACACCGCAGAATGTCATTACAATTCATGATCTAAGTGGTATACTGCCGGCCAAGCGAGAGCTGGCTATTGCTTACCGTATATGCGGCGAAGTCGTTGATGTTTGTGCCCACAACGCGGCGGTTGCCTTTGATCATGGTTACTATGAACTGGCTCGTATTTGGGGCCTGGTCAAGCTCATCTTACAGCAAACAAAGTCATTGAGGTCACCTCCTGTCATGAATAGTATGAGCAGGTCTTTGCGCATTCAGCGCAAAGATAGTGCTATAGACCTAAGTTTCGACGCACTCCATCCCGACAAGACGTCTCAAAATACAACAAATGTCGTTGAATGGGGAAACCATCCTTTTGGCGGCAATTTGCTCATTCCGGCTCTTTTTGCTCATTTCGAGCAGGTTGGTGACATACAAATGGCTGCGATGCTCTCCTGCGTTCTGTACGAGCCAAACCTCGAGCGGTCTCCGTCCAAGGGAGAACTACCACCGGAACAAGCAGAccactttttctttcctctaGATGTCTATAACAACACCACCTTAGATGCGAACAAATCGCAAGCGGTGACACCGCTCAACTCCACACCGAAAGATAGCCATGCCACACCTGGTGCGCAAAGCTCGGGACGATCATCCTTTGAATTGTGGCGGGTGGGCACAACGCCCCCTTATTCCGCGGGTACAACCCCTCCTTTGCTTTCTCGTACGAGCGGGTTAGGTATCGAGCGCAGGGCAGTCACTCAGCATGCGTCATTAGCAGCTTCTCCCGATCAACAAGCACAGCCACGAAGTAGCTCTGGTTTTGGTTCAGCTCTCGCGTCGTCTCTCACCAGGTCTTTCAACACATTTGCGCCATCCTCAGCTTCACCTCCAGCAGGCGACCTTCTTAGGAGGAAGCATGCCCAAGTTGAGAGTCCTCGCACAGCCGTAGCGTCCGGCACATGGACCCCTTCCATTACTACACCTAGACCTGCGTCTACAAACAATGATCATCTCACGCCAGCAGTTATATCCAGCTTACAAACCCACTCTGATACGGAGAGCGAAAGGCTTACTCCAAAAAATGCTAAACCGACGAAGAAAGTTCGGGTGACGCTGAAGAACAAAGGTGCTTTCGACAGCGATAATGCTACACAAGCGTTGTTCCTTGACCCCAAGAAAGATAGCTTATACCGGTCATATCGCATGGCCTATGCCCACTTGCTGTCTGTTTGGGGGCTGCCGATACAGCGAAGTGAAATACTGAAAATAGGCGACTTGAAGCAACCAAACCATGCTCCCACTCGTGAAGGAGGCCCTAGTAGCCCTGAAGACTCGCTCTCTCTACCACGTCCACTCCGAACAACctcgccagaaatctcagcAGACAAGGATGGAAAAGGCCTTGGAATTCAACGACATTGCATCGGTTGCGGGGCTCCACAACTAtccatcttcgccatccaAACTACCGTCGACGCCGCATTGGCCGCGAGAAAGAGCAAAACCAAGGGCGACGCGACCTCGATAACCTGCCTCAAATGCAAACCCACACGGCGACTGCCACTCAAGCTTCCATGCGCTATATGCCACGAAGTAGTCGAAGGGATGCTCACACCGTGTCTCGGCTGCGGCCACGTCTGTTGCTTCAGCTGCTACCGCGACTGGCTCTCCGTGGCCTCCACAGATCCAACCCAACAGCACAGCGATGACAGCGACCAAGAGCCGAATTCACAATTCTGCCCttcaggctgcggctgtaAATGCGCAGATCACGGCATGACTGATATAGTGGCCTCTTCACCATTGGCTTGGAGCCGGGCTTCATCCCCGGTCCATGAGGGCGACAGTTCCAATCCAGCTTCTGCGTATAGATCCCAGAACAGACGGGAGGCGTCGAGGTCCATTGATGGTCTGGTGAACCccgaccatggccatggccatgccGAGGATGACCTGGAGCAGTGGGGGGCGTCTCCGTTTGCTTCTTTGGCTAGGGGACTAGGTGGGGGTCTTAGTCGGGGACTGCGTGGGAAGGAGGATAGGCGGAAGCCAGGGAAGGCGCCGGGGAGCTCGACGTTTGTTCCGAAGAGGTCTTCTATGAATCAAGTTCTTAGCTGAGTCGGGCTTGGTTAAATTGGACGCTAATATGAATGGCTACGATTATACTATATTGTTATATACCCTGATCGTCAATCGATTATGTACATACATTCAACCCTTCAACCCTCTACCCTCTACTCTAAAGAGACAGGGACCTCGTACGAAACCCTACTGATCCCTTTCTGCCTACTAATCTTCCTAATCACAATCCTTCCCGTTCTTTTCGTGCTCACCACATGCGTCCCCCCACACGGATTCGCGTCCAGATCCCCAATCTCCGCAACCCTCACTCTCCCCATCCCGCCCACCTCTCGCCCTTCCACCATATCAAGCTCGTCTCTGCgcctctcaacctcctcctcgctccaCCAGCTAATCCTCACATCAAGATCCATATCAGTGATTTCGTCGACTTTTGCCTGGATGAGCGGCTTATGCTCATTATACAGCAATCCTTCGAACTCCAAGCACGCCTCGCGGGGGAAATGGTTCGCCTTGACCTTTTTGCGCTCGCCCAGTGTCGTAGATAAAAGGCGCATTGCGAGGCCGAGAACGTGACCCGCTGTGTGTAAGCGCGAGTGATAGTTGCGTTTGGCAGCATCAATATGCAAGGTTACCGGCTGGTGTGCAGTGAAATATGGTTGCTTGATTAAAGGGACCTTAGCGAATCGTCCGAAATGGAGGATCTTCCCGTCGCTTGTTTTGCGGACGAGCAGGACTTGGAAGATCCCGTCGGCTTCACCATTTGCATTAGGTCCTTCAGAAATGCTGGCCTCTGCGTTCATCCTTGAGTCTAGGCACAATGAGATTGCGATAATACCCGTATCACTTGGTTGTCCCCCGCCTTGTGGGTAAAAGACCGTTTGTTGTGTCGTGACGGCGAAGATATCCTCGGTCCTGTCTTCGTCGGCTCCAGAGCTGATGTTCCTTGCAAGCCTCTTTTCCTCATCGTTTAGATTGGCAAACGACTTGGAAGAGGTTACTTGCGTGCTTGTTGTGCATAGGGTGGCGTCGTCTAGGTACAGGGCTTCGGTGGACTGTGCGATGTCAGAGGTGTACTCACTGATTAGAAGTAAAATATGGTATACCATTTTAGCTATTTGTAGATGGTAATACCTGGTATTGGTGTGGAAGCACCTTGAGTTATTTATAACATCAGTAGTTACAGAATAGAAGATGTTTAGGTGTGGTTGGGGTTTCCGTGAACTGAAATGGTAGGGTGGAGTTAAGAATTGGAGAAGTATCAGCAAGGGCTAACACAGGGAAAAAAGTTACGCAAAGatccatcttcaatcctAGGACATGAGGGATGCCAACTATCAACGTCGGAACTACTAAGTGTTTAGTAATCGGATTGAGGCAGTGCTCTAGATATTTGGGGTGGGCAAAATATATAGTGGAATTCTGTGGGGTtagatatatttatattatctTAACCCAGTCACTTCGACCCTTCCAGGTAACACTACACTTTACTATCCTGCAAAGAGATCcacccaccccaaaaacaTTCAAAGTCACCAAAGCCCTAATGTATGACAACAGCAACATGATCATCCATATAATTGGCAATATTCCCCAAAAAGCACGCCGCCAGGATTGATACGCCCCCAAACCCAATGCTGGCATAATATACCCACTTGTAGCTCTCCGCATATGCAAGCTGCCCAGCAAGAACGACAGCCTCATAAGCGGTCTGGCTGCCGTTTATTCCGGGAATCTCGTGCAATCCTTCCAGGAGAGACGCACTTGTCAGCTCAATTGCCTCGGTGATCAGACCTACGTCTGTAATGTTGAGCTGCATGGACATAACGCCGCCGATGTATTTCTCTGCGTTGGGGACAAACTTGTTCACGAAGACGTTGTAATATATCGTGTAGCCGATACTGCCACCCACGACGCGGATGGAGAGCGTTAGGGCTGAGATGGTGGCGATCAGGTCCTGAGCAATGGGAAATTTATCAGATTAAGCAATGAATAAGGGGGTAGAGATGAGTGAAGCGTACATCTGGGCAGATTATGGTGGTGATTATGGATGCTGGAACGACTATCCCGCCAATACCTAGGCCTGCGACGATAAGAATGCCCCAGAGTTGATGCATGTTGTCGACGTCCGCTACGGCCATAGCGCCGCATCCTGGTTAGAGTCAGATTATTGAATGTCCATCAACTTGCTTGTTTGTCGAGTGTACGAACCTGCCGTCATCAAAACACTGCTAGCAATTAGGAGTTCCTTGTTGTGGCCACGAAGGACGCTAAGGAGCCACAAAACAATACAGGCGCCACCCATGATCCCAAAGCCGATGGGAAGGCTGCGGATACCGATATCGACTGGGTCATGGCCGTAAACGTTGAATGCCTGTGTAGGCCAAAACATGAGCACCGAGAAGAAATTGGCACCAGAGATAAATGTAATGACGAGAGTTAGAATTAGTGTACGGGGCTCCTGCTTCAGGCGGCTTGGGAAGATGGGAAACTTTGCGCCGTAAATTTCCCAGATGGCGAAGGCGATTAGTAGGACTACCCCGAGGATAAGAGGGGCGAGAACGTGTGCAG
This genomic interval carries:
- a CDS encoding Mtc5p (transcript_id=CADANIAT00006369), yielding MSDSNEPKPLASAFDSPTFGEDSSFHVDQPVGSMSISPCGRDVVLASKEGLHIIDLDSPYSPPRYLPHHTPWEVADVQWSPFAARDYWVVSTSNQKALVWNLAMRSYQNSIEHVLHAHTRAITDINFSAHHPDILATCAVDSFVHCWDLRATSRPAISFSDWFAGATQVKWNRQNPNVIASSHDRYLRIWDKRMGAYPIRSIVAHDTKIYGVDWNRVRPGALATCSLDKTIKFWDYTVEDDVPEKVIKTPFPVWRARNTPFGWGVLAMPQRGNSDLHLYSRRAVEGADPDNHLAPVHSFPGHKGQVKEFLWRARGDVVDGIDHREFQLVSWGTDKELRLHRVDPDVLQRVGYEKGKSFISNLNITRKGAVYRSFRDENVGLELEEDGTLSPGFATPVPPSSRGAGINTISIPYAPAWIQGGNADSRIGMKSRTGLRTDTNPIAWMRGVKISGWDIETLGDEITHVGEKFTKVAFESVDIRRRKATISLHGPWGADGASLFIRVDIKFPPDYPKDAVPTFSVQRTTAVSDQLASKIIAELQTISETYLSYKRGCLEGVVRYLLGESSLEESIAWILGETAETIKSPTNGHDGGDESSDEDEVGLSQSQDLAMSSELIRPVNANVMVPRARECGAVWGNNGRLVCFFPTKKDKSAYSLENLGFKEMTRLSRSDNLFERFGRFETSSPGPRITGTIASTDDGASEYSDDSEAETSSSSGSSGILSGLQHRFPTPQTWRSVGSLGMYRPRSTDNSQRSTVGGMTSGSSDTPQNVITIHDLSGILPAKRELAIAYRICGEVVDVCAHNAAVAFDHGYYELARIWGLVKLILQQTKSLRSPPVMNSMSRSLRIQRKDSAIDLSFDALHPDKTSQNTTNVVEWGNHPFGGNLLIPALFAHFEQVGDIQMAAMLSCVLYEPNLERSPSKGELPPEQADHFFFPLDVYNNTTLDANKSQAVTPLNSTPKDSHATPGAQSSGRSSFELWRVGTTPPYSAGTTPPLLSRTSGLGIERRAVTQHASLAASPDQQAQPRSSSGFGSALASSLTRSFNTFAPSSASPPAGDLLRRKHAQVESPRTAVASGTWTPSITTPRPASTNNDHLTPAVISSLQTHSDTESERLTPKNAKPTKKVRVTLKNKGAFDSDNATQALFLDPKKDSLYRSYRMAYAHLLSVWGLPIQRSEILKIGDLKQPNHAPTREGGPSSPEDSLSLPRPLRTTSPEISADKDGKGLGIQRHCIGCGAPQLSIFAIQTTVDAALAARKSKTKGDATSITCLKCKPTRRLPLKLPCAICHEVVEGMLTPCLGCGHVCCFSCYRDWLSVASTDPTQQHSDDSDQEPNSQFCPSGCGCKCADHGMTDIVASSPLAWSRASSPVHEGDSSNPASAYRSQNRREASRSIDGLVNPDHGHGHAEDDLEQWGASPFASLARGLGGGLSRGLRGKEDRRKPGKAPGSSTFVPKRSSMNQVLS
- a CDS encoding putative alanine--tRNA ligase (transcript_id=CADANIAT00006370), with protein sequence MVYHILLLISEYTSDIAQSTEALYLDDATLCTTSTQVTSSKSFANLNDEEKRLARNISSGADEDRTEDIFAVTTQQTVFYPQGGGQPSDTGIIAISFDGKILHFGRFAKVPLIKQPYFTAHQPVTLHIDAAKRNYHSRLHTAGHVLGLAMRLLSTTLGERKKVKANHFPREACLEFEGLLYNEHKPLIQAKVDEITDMDLDVRISWWSEEEVERRRDELDMVEGREVGGMGRVRVAEIGDLDANPCGGTHVVSTKRTGRIVIRKISRQKGISRVSYEVPVSLE
- a CDS encoding putative MFS drug efflux pump (transcript_id=CADANIAT00006371), which produces MAASPTDSGQFQVEEKSSSQTCDNIKPNTSHQEHAETYADETGLSQDEQESTKMTFRRFMGFTAMAFLWTGSQIPVYLFGGIPPIIYGDIGGVDRWVWFVLGNLLALAGVCPFVGSLSDLIGRRYVALIGASLVTVGMIICSTAHAMNTFIAGMAIAGAGAGVNELTALAATAEMAPTRQRGKYVAVLIFTIAPFAPSVLWAQLIADAGSWRHVGAFCAAWSGLGLIITAIFYFPPPRVNSEGLTRAEIIGRIDFVGGSLSIVGLILFMAGMQWGGYQYDWDSAHVLAPLILGVVLLIAFAIWEIYGAKFPIFPSRLKQEPRTLILTLVITFISGANFFSVLMFWPTQAFNVYGHDPVDIGIRSLPIGFGIMGGACIVLWLLSVLRGHNKELLIASSVLMTAGCGAMAVADVDNMHQLWGILIVAGLGIGGIVVPASIITTIICPDDLIATISALTLSIRVVGGSIGYTIYYNVFVNKFVPNAEKYIGGVMSMQLNITDVGLITEAIELTSASLLEGLHEIPGINGSQTAYEAVVLAGQLAYAESYKWVYYASIGFGGVSILAACFLGNIANYMDDHVAVVIH